One part of the Polyangiaceae bacterium genome encodes these proteins:
- a CDS encoding FHA domain-containing protein has translation MTTSLVRDVEATADASRGERAVRLSPTKQWVFQCLFDEQAPRRTVHVAETIVLPTWIGRRGGTSKHTGPRLELDDPHVSGEHACVTPTGDGLLVEDQHSRNGVWLDGERVAQCLLRPGDLLRIGRSLATCAHPDDLGAPSVADGLIGGSSFREVRLALDACAQSTAHVLVVGPSGSGKRAFAHALARRQGRAWTELDPTRIPPRLLDVELFGNQRVRGALRSSGEGALYITRCDKLTSGQLARLVEEAKAPGTRLLFGVPDHSPLLADAALTGAPRVTLPMLAERRHDIPALISSVIPRGLIGIQVEFVEACYFESWPGHVGQLLRTVRDAVARAVAEREGAVGPRHLVLAEAGGAA, from the coding sequence TTGACGACGAGCTTGGTGCGCGATGTCGAAGCGACTGCGGACGCCTCCCGCGGAGAGCGAGCAGTGCGTCTTTCGCCCACCAAACAGTGGGTTTTTCAATGCTTGTTCGATGAGCAAGCTCCGCGGCGCACCGTTCACGTCGCGGAGACGATCGTACTTCCGACATGGATAGGGAGACGAGGTGGCACCTCCAAGCACACGGGTCCCCGGCTCGAGCTGGACGATCCCCACGTTTCGGGCGAGCACGCATGCGTGACCCCCACAGGCGACGGGCTGTTGGTCGAGGACCAACACAGCCGCAACGGCGTTTGGCTTGATGGAGAGCGAGTCGCGCAGTGCCTGCTGAGGCCCGGCGACTTGTTGAGAATCGGTCGCAGCCTGGCGACCTGCGCCCACCCAGATGATTTGGGCGCGCCGAGCGTCGCGGACGGACTGATTGGTGGTTCGAGTTTCCGTGAGGTAAGGCTAGCCCTGGACGCCTGTGCTCAATCCACCGCCCACGTCTTGGTGGTTGGGCCATCAGGCAGTGGCAAGCGGGCATTCGCGCACGCTCTCGCGCGCCGGCAGGGCCGCGCGTGGACCGAGCTCGACCCCACGCGTATCCCTCCTCGCTTGCTGGATGTGGAGTTATTCGGCAACCAGCGGGTTCGCGGAGCCCTACGCAGCTCAGGGGAGGGCGCGCTGTACATAACCCGTTGCGACAAGCTCACTTCAGGGCAACTGGCACGCCTGGTGGAGGAGGCCAAGGCGCCAGGAACGCGACTTCTTTTCGGCGTGCCCGACCACAGTCCGCTGCTTGCTGACGCTGCTCTGACGGGAGCGCCCCGGGTGACGTTGCCGATGTTGGCTGAGCGCCGTCACGATATCCCCGCGCTGATCTCTTCAGTGATTCCGCGCGGTCTGATTGGGATTCAAGTGGAGTTCGTCGAAGCCTGCTACTTCGAGAGTTGGCCGGGCCATGTCGGGCAACTCCTGCGCACTGTGCGAGATGCCGTCGCACGGGCAGTGGCTGAGCGAGAGGGCGCGGTTGGACCACGTCATCTCGTGCTTGCCGAGGCAGGGGGGGCAGCTTGA